The following are encoded together in the Marmota flaviventris isolate mMarFla1 chromosome 18, mMarFla1.hap1, whole genome shotgun sequence genome:
- the Herpud1 gene encoding homocysteine-responsive endoplasmic reticulum-resident ubiquitin-like domain member 1 protein isoform X2 yields MEPEPEPEPVTLLVKSPNQRHRDLELSGDRSWSVGHLKAHLSRVYPERPRPEDQRLIYSGKLLLDHQCLRDLLPKEKRHVLHLVCNVKSPSKTPETSTKVAGSSEQPNASNQGQYLGDSSSDGLRQREVLRNLSPSGWENISRSEAVQQAFQGLGPGFSGYTTYGWLQLSWFQQIYARQYYMQYLAATAASGAFVPSPSAQEIPVVAAPAPAPIHNQFPAENQPANQNAAPQVVVNPGANQNLRMNAQGGPIVEEDDEINRDWLDWTYSAATFSVFLSILYFYSSLSRFLMVMGATVVMYLHHVGWFPFRQRPVQNFPNDGPQEAVNQDPNNNLQEGADPETEDPSRLPPDRDVLDAQQTSPSFMSTAWLVFKTFFASLLPEGPPAIAN; encoded by the exons ATGGAGCCCGAGCCGGAGCCCGAGCCGGTCACGCTCCTGGTGAAGAGCCCCAACCAGCGCCACCGCGACTTGGAGTTGAGCGGCGACCGCAGCTGGAGCGTGGGCCACCTCAAGGCCCACCTGAGCCGTGTCTACCCCGAGCGCCCG CGTCCAGAGGACCAGAGGTTAATTTATTCTGGGAAGCTGTTGTTGGATCATCAGTGTCTCAGGGACTTGCTTCCAAAG GAAAAACGGCATGTTCTGCATCTGGTATGCAATGTGAAGAGTCCCTCAAAAACACCAGAAACCAGCACAAAG GTTGCTGGATCCTCAGAGCAGCCCAATGCTTCTAATCAGGGACAGTATCTTGGGGATTCCTCAAGTGATGGCTTAAGGCAAAGGGAAGTTCTTCGGAACCTTTCTCCCTCTGGGTGGGAGAATATCTCAAG GTCTGAAGCTGTCCAGCAGGCATTCCAAGGCCTGGGGCCTGGTTTCTCTGGCTACACAACCTACGGGTGGCTGCAGCTCTCCTGGTTCCAGCAGATCTATGCACGACAGTACTACATGCAATA tttagctGCCACTGCTGCCTCGGGAGCTTTTGTCCCATCCCCAAGTGCACAAGAGATACCTGTGGTTGCTGCACCTGCTCCAGCCCCTATTCACAACCAGTTTCCAGCGGAAAACCAGCCAGCCAATCAGAATGCAGCTCCTCAAGTGGTTGTTAATCCTGGAGCCAATCAAAATTTGCGGATGAATGCACAAGGTGGCCCTATTGTGGAAGAAGATGATGAGATAAATCGAGATTGGTTGGATTGGACCTATTCAGCAGccacattttctgtttttctcagtaTCCTCTACTTCTACTCCTCTCTGAGCAGATTCCTCATGGTCATGGGGGCCACCGTTGTCATGTACCT GCATCATGTTGGATGGTTTCCATTTAGACAGAGGCCGGTTCAGAACTTCCCGAATGACGGTCCTCAGGAAGCTGTGAATCAGGACCCCAACAATAACTTACAG GAAGGCGCAGATCCTGAAACAGAAGACCCCAGCCGCCTCCCTCCAGACCGGGATGTGCTCGATGCTCAGCAGACCAGCCCTTCATTcatgagcacggcctggcttgtcTTCAAGACTTTCTTTGCCTCTCTTCTTCCAGAAGGCCCTCCAGCCATAGCAAACTGA
- the Herpud1 gene encoding homocysteine-responsive endoplasmic reticulum-resident ubiquitin-like domain member 1 protein isoform X1, whose product MEPEPEPEPVTLLVKSPNQRHRDLELSGDRSWSVGHLKAHLSRVYPERPRPEDQRLIYSGKLLLDHQCLRDLLPKQEKRHVLHLVCNVKSPSKTPETSTKVAGSSEQPNASNQGQYLGDSSSDGLRQREVLRNLSPSGWENISRSEAVQQAFQGLGPGFSGYTTYGWLQLSWFQQIYARQYYMQYLAATAASGAFVPSPSAQEIPVVAAPAPAPIHNQFPAENQPANQNAAPQVVVNPGANQNLRMNAQGGPIVEEDDEINRDWLDWTYSAATFSVFLSILYFYSSLSRFLMVMGATVVMYLHHVGWFPFRQRPVQNFPNDGPQEAVNQDPNNNLQEGADPETEDPSRLPPDRDVLDAQQTSPSFMSTAWLVFKTFFASLLPEGPPAIAN is encoded by the exons ATGGAGCCCGAGCCGGAGCCCGAGCCGGTCACGCTCCTGGTGAAGAGCCCCAACCAGCGCCACCGCGACTTGGAGTTGAGCGGCGACCGCAGCTGGAGCGTGGGCCACCTCAAGGCCCACCTGAGCCGTGTCTACCCCGAGCGCCCG CGTCCAGAGGACCAGAGGTTAATTTATTCTGGGAAGCTGTTGTTGGATCATCAGTGTCTCAGGGACTTGCTTCCAAAG CAGGAAAAACGGCATGTTCTGCATCTGGTATGCAATGTGAAGAGTCCCTCAAAAACACCAGAAACCAGCACAAAG GTTGCTGGATCCTCAGAGCAGCCCAATGCTTCTAATCAGGGACAGTATCTTGGGGATTCCTCAAGTGATGGCTTAAGGCAAAGGGAAGTTCTTCGGAACCTTTCTCCCTCTGGGTGGGAGAATATCTCAAG GTCTGAAGCTGTCCAGCAGGCATTCCAAGGCCTGGGGCCTGGTTTCTCTGGCTACACAACCTACGGGTGGCTGCAGCTCTCCTGGTTCCAGCAGATCTATGCACGACAGTACTACATGCAATA tttagctGCCACTGCTGCCTCGGGAGCTTTTGTCCCATCCCCAAGTGCACAAGAGATACCTGTGGTTGCTGCACCTGCTCCAGCCCCTATTCACAACCAGTTTCCAGCGGAAAACCAGCCAGCCAATCAGAATGCAGCTCCTCAAGTGGTTGTTAATCCTGGAGCCAATCAAAATTTGCGGATGAATGCACAAGGTGGCCCTATTGTGGAAGAAGATGATGAGATAAATCGAGATTGGTTGGATTGGACCTATTCAGCAGccacattttctgtttttctcagtaTCCTCTACTTCTACTCCTCTCTGAGCAGATTCCTCATGGTCATGGGGGCCACCGTTGTCATGTACCT GCATCATGTTGGATGGTTTCCATTTAGACAGAGGCCGGTTCAGAACTTCCCGAATGACGGTCCTCAGGAAGCTGTGAATCAGGACCCCAACAATAACTTACAG GAAGGCGCAGATCCTGAAACAGAAGACCCCAGCCGCCTCCCTCCAGACCGGGATGTGCTCGATGCTCAGCAGACCAGCCCTTCATTcatgagcacggcctggcttgtcTTCAAGACTTTCTTTGCCTCTCTTCTTCCAGAAGGCCCTCCAGCCATAGCAAACTGA